The proteins below come from a single Falco rusticolus isolate bFalRus1 chromosome 8, bFalRus1.pri, whole genome shotgun sequence genomic window:
- the ZNF142 gene encoding zinc finger protein 142 isoform X1: MSAEVAVSEGAGREMEALCSELLLPPPGEAGAMESPDVASTDLAGTPPLSASQDLLLAEASMSGEGAHAEGSNVEIFIEAVAGNVTLSNAANATEVLVKVVELYFCERCGQSFPEASLLSLHQCLLLTPPRHLELSGALLASANEGQSEPGGSEPPGAGMQESSTPEHLLCPICREVFMQPGELKEHFKTHRTPPGALPCPEKGCHFTTEDRKQLRSHLCRLHGASPVSCAYRACPLLFPSRPAMEQHHRTHFPFHCGRCDFITANAKLFWQHRKGHTTEPPAEMPATGSPPGSAPNSLEQHCILPSAAEEGQEEAGNCHAGWEATAAEARPAKPTGTREGSLEGQKVSAGEEDSDSSGDESRDEDGESPCEGEAKEDGKAAPEKARVLRVQHFKGDVVEGSEYLYKTHMCPECKRCFKKRTHLVEHLNLHFPDPSLQCPNCHKYFTSKSKLKIHMMRETGEKAHRCPLCHYSSVEKNALNRHMASMHEDISNFYSDVYSCPVCEEKFRLSQALKEHLKTHKAEPKKLSCFQGGCDYCVEDRKEFVRHLKDAHGIKAVECKYHACSLLFGTAEAMEAHRKTHYAFHCQQCDFICSNKHVFRKHKKQGHPGSEQLQCSFCPYATFNPVEFHDHVGKMHANEKIHKCTECAFATAHKRVLIRHMLLHTGEKPHKCELCNFTCRDVSYLSKHMLTHSDDKNFMCTECGYITKWKHYLNVHMRKHTGDLRYQCNQCSYRCHRADQLSSHKLRHQGKSLICEVCGFTCKRKYELQKHMQAKHSQNYQVPVFQCQYCTYQTKYKQALLNHENCKHTKQKEFRCALCSYCTFSNTSLFFHKRKIHGYVPGDKDWLENYANKELEISSSEVLFSYDLGTALHVDASSPLPGKEQWAKAKAKPSQLESQGEEGYQQAFVVPLLRQDAAPPESSSEVERGVDQGEQGCPTAGNALGDDCVQGDAAAGSTELAAPGDVAESCTLHLEALNVSSDPLLEHLAGESCAAGPEGVEMLSCKEPPAAYEMLSSQEDLGLDDNDNALEDIPDFEEEAADVGEHKAARLEGSVAGGDSQQKDALRQATGHLQGSCSDHNNLVPDTEMRETSQAELPEAWLSVLKTAEQSHAPVPEDVATSSDDARGGSESVLKALRKQDKEQAETLVLEGRVQMLVVQSESQIFKCEKCSYVTRKEKSMSLHSKASCQSRRAPLVCHECGASFKQQRGLNTHLLKKCPVLLKKNKIIKPAGQEPPGLCQPADQPGGNDTEETAESEKGGSEESGHAKSPWEAELLPDKMQTAGSPLDGEQASGSPAPEKSVLGDSTEVAEEPPQQGDGAEPGRATCPPHPGKPSEKYRREGGKLHCNACSFVCSRVSTITSHVEDGCRSLEQFWCSLCPEAFRSRRALKSHCAEKHIMHPEDDGPQSTELLEGDPASTETGQPSKLLLDVTPPKATLPKRRRFSCPTCPFTCHQERAMKTHKKRGCVTLGEFRCTSCPFTSKAAKALRLHRKLHRKHYSKRPQLQCRQCEFTCKQARCLRQHIRIKHEGVKPHKCCYCEFSTTRRYRLEAHQSLHTGVGRIACGICSQTFGTNSKLRIHRLRVHEKTPTHFCPLCDYSSYLQNDITRHVNSCHRGELNFGCSRCEARFSSETALKQHILRRHEEKVSYGCPRCGFVCHSEATLKCHLQKQHPHLECSTCKETFTTREALEEHKTQHFSHRCELCSFAAKERQQLVRHYVESHEPAAPQDKPLRCPFCDFACCHQLVFDQHMKGHGGTRVYKCSDCEYTTKNRQKITWHIRIHTGEKPYKCHLCKYACADPSRLKYHMRIHKEERKYLCPDCGYKCKWVNQLKYHMTKHTGLKPYHCNECEYRTNRADALRVHKETRHQEARSFICEQCGKAFKTRFLLKTHLKKHSEEKPYVCNACGRAFRWAAGLRHHYLTHTNEHPFFCRYCPYKAKQKFQVIKHIQRHHPEHGAGDPSQGVGKDPSTPTVHLHAVQRENRAEGPPRMEHEGGCSGGKDDTLH, from the exons ATGAGTGCAGAAGTGGCTGTGTCTGAGGGTGCCGGCAGGGAGATGGAGGCCCTGTGCTcggagctgctcctgcccccgccaggagaggcaggagcCATGGAAAGCCCTGATGTGGCCAGCACTGACCTGGCTGGGACACCCCCATTGTCTGCCAGCCAGGacttgctgctggcagaggcgTCGATGTCTGGGGAAGGGGCTCATGCTGAAGGAAGCAACGTGGAAATATTCATCGAGGCAGTGGCTGGCAATGTGACACTGAGCAACGCAGCCAATGCCACAG aggtgctggtCAAAGTAGTGGAGCTGTATTTCTGCGAGAGGTGTGGACAGAGCTTCCCAGAGGCCTCCCTGCTGTCACTGCACCAGTGCCTGCTGCTGACCCCCCCCAGGCACCTGGAGCTCTCTGGGGCACTGTTGGCTTCTGCCAACGAGGGCCAGAGTGAGCCTGGGGGCTCGGAGCCACCTGGAGCTGGCATGCAGGAGAGCTCCACTCCTGAGCACCTACTGTGCCCCATCTGCCGGGAAGTGTTCATGCAGCCCGGCGAACTCAAGGAGCACTTCAAGACACACCGCACGCCACCAGGAGCCCTGCCTTGCCCGGAGAAGGGCTGCCATTTCACCACAGAGGACCGCAAGCAACTGCGCAGCCACCTGTGCCGCCTGCATGGGGCCTCCCCCGTGTCCTGTGCTTACCGTGCCTGCCcgctgctcttccccagccgCCCAGCCATGGAGCAGCACCACCGCACCCACTTTCCCTTCCACTGTGGCCGCTGTGACTTCATCACAGCCAATGCTAAGCTATTCTGGCAGCACAGGAAGGGCCACACCACAGAGCCCCCTGCTGAGATGCCTGCAACAGGTAGCCCCCCTGGCTCAGCCCCCAACAGCCTGGAGCAGCACTGCATCCTGCCATCAG cagcagaagaaggacaggaggaggcagggaatTGCCACGCTGGCTGGGAAGCCACTGCAGCAGAAGCCAGGCCTGCAAAGCCCACAGGGACCAGGGAGGGCTCCTTGGAGGGGCAGAAAGTGTCAGCTGGAGAAGAGGACTCAGACAGCAGTGGGGACGAGTCACGGGATGAGGATGGTGAGAGCCCCTGTGAAGGCGAGGCCAAAGAGGATGGGAAGGCAGCTCCCGAGAAAGCCAGAGTGCTGCGGGTGCAGCACTTTAAAG GAGATGTCGTGGAAGGCTCTGAGTACCTCTACAAAACCCACATGTGCCCTGAATGCAAGCGGTGCTTCAAGAAGCGGACGCACCTGGTGGAGCACCTCAACCTGCACTTCCCTGACCCCAGCCTGCAGTGCCCCAACTGCCACAAGTACTTCACCAGCAAAAGTAAACTGAAAATCCACATGATGCGGGAGACAGGAGAGAAGGCCCATCGCTGCCCGCTCTGCCACTACAGCTCGGTGGAGAAGAATGCCCTCAATCGTCACATGGCCAGCATGCACGAGGACATCTCCAACTTCTACTCTGATGTTTATTCCTGCCCTGTCTGTGAGGAGAAGTTTCGGCTCAGCCAGGCCCTCAAAGAGCACTTGAAGACTCACAAAGCTGAGCCCAAGAAGCTGAGCTGCTTCCAGGGGGGCTGCGACTACTGCGTGGAGGACCGGAAAGAGTTTGTCCGTCATCTCAAGGATGCTCATGGCATTAAGGCAGTGGAGTGCAAGTACCATGCCTGCTCGCTGCTCTTTGGCACAGCTGAGGCCATGGAGGCTCACCGAAAAACCCACTATGCCTTCCACTGCCAGCAGTGCGACTTCATCTGCTCCAACAAGCATGTTTTCCGCAAGCACAAGAAGCAGGGGCACCCAGGCAGTGAGCAGCTCCAGTGCAGCTTCTGCCCGTACGCCACTTTCAACCCCGTGGAGTTTCACGACCATGTGGGCAAGATGCACGCCAACGAGAAGATCCACAAGTGCACTGAGTGCGCCTTTGCCACTGCACACAAGAGGGTGCTCATCCGACACATGCTGCTGCACACTG GAGAGAAACCTCACAAGTGTGAACTTTGCAACTTCACATGCCGGGATGTGAGCTACCTGTCCAAACACATGCTGACCCACTCCGATGACAAGAACTTCATGTGCACCGAGTGTGGGTACATCACCAAGTGGAAGCACTACCTGAATGTCCACATGCGCAAGCACACTGGAGATCTCCG GTACCAATGCAACCAGTGCTCATACCGGTGCCACCGTGCTGACCAGCTGAGCAGCCACAAGCTGCGGCACCAGGGCAAAAGTCTGATCTGTGAGGTGTGTGGCTTCACCTGTAAGCGCAAGTACGAGCTGCAGAAGCACATGCAGGCCAAGCACTCACAGAACTACCAGGTGCCCGTCTTCCAGTGTCAGTACTGCACGTACCAGACCAAGTACAAGCAGGCACTGCTGAACCATGAGAACTGCAAACACACCAAGCAGAAGGAGTTCCGCTGCGCCCTCTGTTCCTACTGCACCTTCAGCAACACCAGCCTTTTCTTCCACAAGCGCAAGATTCATGGCTACGTACCCGGTGACAAGGACTGGCTGGAAAACTATGCCAACAAGGAGCTGGAAATCAGCTCATCTGAGGTGCTTTTCAGCTATGACCTCGGCACAGCCCTGCATGTGGATGCCAGCTCCCCCCTTCCTGGCAAGGAGCAGTgggcaaaagcaaaggcaaagccATCCCAGCTGGAATCCCAGGGGGAAGAGGGCTACCAGCAAGCGTTTGTGGTGCCCCTCCTTAGGCAGGATGCCGCTCCACCTGAGAGCAGCAGCGAGGTGGAGAGAGGTGTGGAccagggggagcagggctgtccCACTGCTGGCAATGCCCTGGGAGATGACTGCGTGcaaggagatgctgctgcaggctcaACTGAGCTCGCTGCTCCTGGGGATGTGGCAGAGAGTTGCACTTTGCATTTGGAGGCACTGAATGTCTCATCTGACCCCCTCCTGGAGCATTTGGCTGGAGAATCTTGTGCGGCAGGGCCAGAGGGTGTGGAAATGCTGTCCTGCAAGGAGCCTCCTGCAGCCTATGAGATGCTGAGCTCCCAGGAGGACCTGGGTTTGGATGACAATGACAATGCACTCGAAGACATCCCAGACTTTGAAGAAGAGGCGGCAGATGTAGGGGAACACAAGGCAGCGAGGCTGGAGGGCAGTGTAGCAGGAGGAGACAGCCAGCAAAAAGATGCCCTGAGGCAGGCCACAGGCCACCTTCAGGGGTCGTGCTCAGACCACAATAATCTGGTACCAGACACAGAGATGAGAGAGACCAGCCAAGCCGAGCTGCCAGAGGCCTGGCTCAGCGTGCTGAAGACAGCTGAACAGAGCCACGCACCTGTCCCAGAGGACGTGGCCACCTCCAGTGATGATGCCAGGGGTGGCTCAGAGTCAGTGCTGAAGGCTCTACGGAAGCAGGACAAGGAGCAGGCAGAGACGCtggtgctggagggcagggtgCAGATGCTGGTGGTGCAGTCAGAGAGTCAGATCTTTAAGTGCGAGAAGTGCTCATACGTCACGCGGAAGGAGAAGTCCATGTCCCTGCACTCTAAAGCCAGCTGTCAGAGCCGCCGGGCCCCACTCGTGTGCCATGAGTGTGGTGCCAGctttaagcagcaaaggggGCTCAACACCCACCTACTCAAGAAGTGCCCAGTTCTCCTGAAGAAGAACAAGATCATCAAACCAGCTGGTCAGGAGCCACCTGGATTGTGCCAACCTGCTGACCAGCCTGGTGGTAATGATACAGAAGAAACAGCGGAGAGCGAGAAGGGAGGCTCAGAGGAGTCAGGGCATGCCAAGAGCCCTTGGGAAGCTGAATTGCTGCCTGATAAAATGCAGACAGCAGGTAGTCCTTTGGATGGGGAGCAGGCATCGGGCTCTCCTGCTCCTGAGAAATCCGTGCTGGGTGACAGCACAGAGGTGGCAGAAGAGCCTCCCCAGCAAGGGGATGGGGCTGAGCCAGGTAGAGCCACTTGTCCTCCCCACCCTGGAAAACCATCGGAGAAATACcggcgggagggagggaagctGCACTGCAATGCCTGCTCCTTTGTGTGCTCCCGTGTCTCCACCATCACCTCCCATGTGGAGGATGGGTGCCGGAGCCTAGAGCAGTTCTGGTGCTCCCTGTGCCCTGAGGCCTTCCGCTCCCGGCGGGCCCTCAAGAGCCACTGTGCCGAGAAGCACATCATGCATCCTGAAGATGACGGACCACAAAGCACCGAGCTCCTTGAGGGGGACCCAGCCAGCACTGAGACAGGCCAGCCCAGCAAGCTCCTGCTGGATGTGACCCCCCCAAAAGCCACCCTGCCCAAGAGGAGGCGTTTCTCCTGCCCCACCTGCCCCTTCACCTGCCACCAGGAACGGGCCATGAAGACACACAAGAAGAGGGGCTGTGTGACCTTGGGTGAGTTTCgctgcacctcctgccccttcaCCTCCAAGGCAGCCAAAGCCCTGCGGCTGCACCGCAAACTGCACCGCAAGCACTACAGCAAGCGGCCACAGCTGCAGTGCCGCCAGTGTGAGTTCACCTGCAAGCAAGCCCGCTGCCTGCGGCAGCACATCCGCATCAAACACGAGGGAGTAAAGCCACACAAGTGCTGCTACTGTGAGTTCAGCACCACGCGGCGCTACCGCCTGGAGGCCCACCAGTCCCTGCACACTGGCGTGGGGCGCATCGCCTGCGGCATCTGCAGCCAGACCTTTGGCACCAACTCCAAGCTGCGCATCCACCGCCTGCGGGTGCATGAAAAGACACCCACCCACTTCTGCCCACTCTGTGACTACAGCAGCTACCTGCAGAATGACATCACCCGCCACGTCAACAGCTGCCACCGTGGCGAGCTCAACTTCGGCTGCTCCCGCTGTGAGGCTCGCTTCAGCTCTGAGACGGCCCTCAAGCAGCACATCCTGCGACGGCACGAGGAGAAGGTGTCCTATGGCTGCCCGCGCTGCGGCTTTGTGTGCCACAGCGAGGCCACGCTCAAGTGCcacctgcagaagcagcacccGCACCTGGAGTGCAGCACTTGCAAGGAGACCTTCACCACCCGGGAGGCGCTGGAGGAGCACAAGACACAGCATTTCAGCCACCGCTGTGAGCTGTGCAGCTTTGCGGCCAAGGAGCGGCAGCAGCTAGTGCGGCATTACGTGGAGAGCCACGAGCCGGCTGCCCCCCAGGACAAACCCCTGCGGTGTCCCTTCTGCGACTTtgcctgctgccaccagcttgTCTTTGACCAGCACATGAAAGGTCATGGGGGCACCCGCGTGTACAAGTGCTCAGACTGTGAGTACACCACCAAGAACAGGCAGAAGATCACGTGGCATATCCGCATCCACACCGGCGAGAAACCCTACAAGTGCCACCTTTGTAAATACGCCTGTGCCGACCCCTCACGTCTCAAG TACCACATGCGGATCCACAAGGAGGAGCGGAAATACCTCTGCCCTGACTGCGGCTACAAGTGCAAGTGGGTGAATCAGCTCAAGTACCACATGACAAAGCACACGG GCCTGAAGCCATACCACTGCAATGAGTGTGAGTACCGCACGAATCGGGCAGATGCCCTGCGGGTGCACAAGGAGACGCGGCATCAGGAGGCCCGTTCCTTCATCTGCGAGCAGTGTGGCAAGGCCTTCAAGACCCGCTTCCTCCTCAAGACCCACTTGAAGAAGCACAGTGAGGAGAAGCCTTATGTCTGCAATGCCTGCGGGCGGGCTTTCCGCTGGGCGGCGGGCCTGCGCCACCATTACCTGACCCACACCAACGAGCACCCCTTCTTCTGCCGCTACTGCCCCTATAAGGCCAAGCAGAAGTTCCAGGTCATCAAACACATCCAGCGGCATCACCCCGAGCATGGGGCTGGCGACCCCAGCCAGGGGGTGGGCAAGGACCCTAGCACGCCTACCGTCCACCTCCATGCTGTGCAGAGAGAGAACCGGGCTGAGGGGCCCCCCAGGATGGAGCATGAAGGAGGGTGCTCTGGGGGGAAGGATGACACTTTGCATTGA